A part of Zonotrichia leucophrys gambelii isolate GWCS_2022_RI chromosome 7, RI_Zleu_2.0, whole genome shotgun sequence genomic DNA contains:
- the TMEM237 gene encoding transmembrane protein 237, with protein MAARRAGPGVCPPRALPPVPSGSQDEIPLSRPKKRKPKGKTPLDGIVQAAVRRQSESSEPLTPEPPDAPPQRKRKKKKVPADSETSFTQQNVASLFQNGNGMDVPEAEETVIRKQRKRTKKPRPAEVSSNELEVEEEDIIEDEHRKSPDQQPVFAAPTGISQPVSKVFVEKNRRFHAADRAELIKTTENINVLLDVKASWTTRDVALSVHRSFRVLGLFTHGFLAGYAVWNIVVIYILAGNELSMVSNLLEQYKTIAYPAQSLFYFLLSISTVSAFDRIDLAKASVALRGFLTLDPAALASFLYFAALILSLSQQMTCDRIHLYTPPSENGSIWTAGTETEIVHSWVVVNLVVSVLVGTSWIFLSSRPELDHSEELMFHSEIEEFPHGDVIPRVQP; from the exons AtggcggcgcggcgggcgggcccCGGCGTG TGCCCGCCTCGTGCCCTCCCTCCAGTGCCAAG TGGAAGCCAAG ATGAAATTCCACTCAGTCGtcccaaaaaaaggaaacccaAAGGAAAGACTCCATTAG ATGGCATCGTGCAAGCAGCGGTTCGTCGGCAGTCTGAGAGCAGCGAGCCCCTgacccctgagccccctgatGCCCCTCCTCAGAGGAAGCGCAAGAAGAAGAAAGTACCTGCTG aTTCTGAGACCTCTTTTACCCAGCAGAATGTGGCATCCCTATTTCAGAATGGAAATGGCATGGATGTCCCTGAAGCTGAAGAAACAGTGATCcgcaaacagagaaaaagaacaaa GAAACCTCGGCCAGCTGAAGTGAGCTCCAATGAGCTGGAAGTGGAGGAGGAAGACATCATTGAAGATGAGCACAGGAAGAGCCCAGATCAGcagcctgtgtttgctgctcccACTGGAATTAGTCAGCCTGTTAGCAAAGTGTTTGTTGAAAAAAATC GGCGTTTTCATGCAGCTGACCGTGCAGAATTGATTAAAACCACTGAAAATATCAATGTGCTTTTGGACGTGAAGGCTTCGTGGACTACTAGAGATGTTGCCCTCTCAGTGCACCGAAGTTTCAG GGTGTTGGGCCTCTTCACCCATGGCTTCCTTGCTGGTTATGCTGTATGGAACATCGTGGTTATCTACATTCTGGCAGGAAATGAGCTTTCCATGGTTTCTAACCTGCTTGAGCAGTATAAGACAATAGCATACCCAGCTCAAAGTTTGTTCTATTTTTTGCTGTCTATCAGTACAGTCTCAGCCTTTGACAG GATTGATCTGGCAAAAGCATCAGTTGCACTGAGGGGCTTTCTGACCCTAGACCCAGCAGCACTAGCTTCTTTCT TGTACTTTGCTGCTCTTATCTTATCCTTAAGCCAGCAGATGACGTGTGACAGAATCCACCTCTACACGCCACCTTCGGAAAACGGCAGTATCTG GACTGCAGGTACAGAGACAGAAATTGTTCATTCGTGGGTTGTGGTGAATCTCGTAGTGTCTGTTCTGGTTGGGACAAGTTGGATCTTCTTAAGCTCCCGACCAGAGCTAGACCACAGTGAAG AATTGATGTTTCATTCTGAAATTGAGGAATTTCCTCACGGAGATGTCATACCCAGAGTTCAGCCATAA